In Asterias rubens chromosome 10, eAstRub1.3, whole genome shotgun sequence, the following proteins share a genomic window:
- the LOC117295741 gene encoding sodium/potassium/calcium exchanger 3-like isoform X1 — MTPTGGSPYRGLRRGRTVCGMVAFSASCLALLLAATAILITLSVDTGAVLPDGTKDDQGTRRVSRRDVGGEAATGLLQTTGPIIAATLSPSYDFNCTPPSIDNFPPNVMSLDVLRHGGLLINFAVVCYLFGVLALVCDSYFMPSLETLCSALNLSEDVAGASFMAIGGSAPELFTSIFGVFIAKGNIGVGTVIGSAVFNILCVVGLCGLLAGQTVYLTKWPLARDSMWYCVCIFCLALVILDNEVHWYESMVFLLVYAAYLVFLYFDPVIKRQVERFSACVTRHEDEEEQQHIVKEKPTEKPTEETAVGSSYENINSSQETDGQEGNTSESEGEEEKNTLSPFILPSGGPQRFIWVMSFPASLMFYLTIPNCSLKRWQRWYPLTFVLALVWIGLVTYVLVWMVTILGYVLSLPDAVMGLTLLAAGSSTPDTILSVIAARNGYGDMAISHSIGSNIFDILLGLGLPWFFHSTFVHRGSPVQTYSDGLTVIVGMLLITVIAALLLIKVSSFRLNKANGVVFIVLYIVFVVPAILLEMNVIIKGLVLPQCPRSKI, encoded by the exons ATGACTCCCACCGGGGGCTCCCCGTACCGTGGACTACGGCGGGGGAGAACTGTATGTGGCATGGTGGCTTTCTCGGCAAGTTGTCTCGCACTGTTGCTGGCTGCGACTGCTATTTTGATAACATTGTCCGTGGACACTGGTGCGGTTCTACCAGATGGGACTAAAGACGATCAGGGAACGCGCCGTGTTTCGAGGCGTGATGTGGGCGGTGAGGCCGCTACTGGACTCTTGCAAACGACTGGACCAATAATCG CAGCCACGCTCTCTCCGTCATATGATTTCAACTGCACCCCGCCCAGCATCGACAACTTCCCGCCAAATGTGATGAGCTTAGACGTGTTGCGTCACGGCGGTTTGCTCATCAACTTTGCTGTTGTCTGCTACTTGTTTGGTGTCCTGGCGTTGGTGTGTGATAGCTACTTCATGCCTTCACTAGAGACACTGTGTTCAG CTCTTAACCTATCGGAGGATGTTGCTGGTGCATCGTTTATGGCCATTGGAGGATCGGCTCCAGAGCTTTTCACTTCCATTTTTG gGGTGTTCATCGCCAAAGGGAACATTGGAGTTGGTACAGTGATCGGCTCAGCTGTGTTTAACATCCTATGTGTGGTGGGGCTTTGCGGCCTTCTAGCAGGACAG acCGTCTACCTGACAAAATGGCCGCTTGCTCGTGACTCCATGTGGTACTGTGTATGCATTTTTTGCCTTGCATTGGTTATACTAGACAATGAAGTCCACTG GTACGAGTCCATGGTTTTTCTCCTAGTGTACGCAGCCTACCTCGTCTTCTTGTACTTCGACCCAGTGATCAAGCGACAAGTCGAAAGATTTTCAGCTTGTGTTACGAGACACGAAGACGAAGAGGAGCAGCAACACATCGTGAAAGAAAAACCCACCGAGAAACCTACCGAGGAGACGGCAGTAGGCTCGTCTTATGAGAACATCAACTCTTCCCAAGAGACAGACGGGCAGGAAGGTAACACATCAGAAAGCGAAG gagaagaagaaaagaacaccctgtCGCCTTTCATCCTGCCGTCCGGAGGCCCGCAACGATTCATCTGGGTGATGAGCTTCCCTGCCTCCCTTATGTTCTATTTAACAATACCCAATTGTTCTCTGAAACGATGGCAGAGATGGTACCCTTTGACCTTCGTGTTGGCCCTGGTCTGGATCGGTCTAGTGACTTATGTGTTAGTGTGGATGGTGACGATACTTG GTTATGTGCTTTCATTGCCCGATGCAGTGATGGGGCTTACTCTACTAGCAGCCGGCTCTAGTACGCCCGATACTATTCTCAGTGTCATTGCAGCAAGAAACG GCTACGGTGACATGGCAATCTCACACTCCATCGGCAGCAATATCTTTGATATCTTGCTGGGTCTCGGGCTCCCGTGGTTCTTTCACTCCACCTTTGTGCACCGCGGCAGCCCTGTACAGACCTACAGCGACGGCCTGACGGTGATCGTCGGCATGCTGCTCATCACTGTGATTGCTGCACTCCTACTTATCAAAGTCAGCTCTTTCAGGCTGAACAAGGCGAATGGTGttgtgtttattgttttgtatattgTCTTTGTGGTTCCTGCAATCTTACTTGAGATGAATGTCATTATTAAGGGTCTGGTGCTACCGCAATGTCCACGCTCTAAAATATAG
- the LOC117295741 gene encoding sodium/potassium/calcium exchanger 3-like isoform X2 gives MTPTGGSPYRGLRRGRTVCGMVAFSASCLALLLAATAILITLSVDTGAVLPDGTKDDQGTRRVSRRDVGGEAATGLLQTTGPIIATLSPSYDFNCTPPSIDNFPPNVMSLDVLRHGGLLINFAVVCYLFGVLALVCDSYFMPSLETLCSALNLSEDVAGASFMAIGGSAPELFTSIFGVFIAKGNIGVGTVIGSAVFNILCVVGLCGLLAGQTVYLTKWPLARDSMWYCVCIFCLALVILDNEVHWYESMVFLLVYAAYLVFLYFDPVIKRQVERFSACVTRHEDEEEQQHIVKEKPTEKPTEETAVGSSYENINSSQETDGQEGNTSESEGEEEKNTLSPFILPSGGPQRFIWVMSFPASLMFYLTIPNCSLKRWQRWYPLTFVLALVWIGLVTYVLVWMVTILGYVLSLPDAVMGLTLLAAGSSTPDTILSVIAARNGYGDMAISHSIGSNIFDILLGLGLPWFFHSTFVHRGSPVQTYSDGLTVIVGMLLITVIAALLLIKVSSFRLNKANGVVFIVLYIVFVVPAILLEMNVIIKGLVLPQCPRSKI, from the exons ATGACTCCCACCGGGGGCTCCCCGTACCGTGGACTACGGCGGGGGAGAACTGTATGTGGCATGGTGGCTTTCTCGGCAAGTTGTCTCGCACTGTTGCTGGCTGCGACTGCTATTTTGATAACATTGTCCGTGGACACTGGTGCGGTTCTACCAGATGGGACTAAAGACGATCAGGGAACGCGCCGTGTTTCGAGGCGTGATGTGGGCGGTGAGGCCGCTACTGGACTCTTGCAAACGACTGGACCAATAATCG CCACGCTCTCTCCGTCATATGATTTCAACTGCACCCCGCCCAGCATCGACAACTTCCCGCCAAATGTGATGAGCTTAGACGTGTTGCGTCACGGCGGTTTGCTCATCAACTTTGCTGTTGTCTGCTACTTGTTTGGTGTCCTGGCGTTGGTGTGTGATAGCTACTTCATGCCTTCACTAGAGACACTGTGTTCAG CTCTTAACCTATCGGAGGATGTTGCTGGTGCATCGTTTATGGCCATTGGAGGATCGGCTCCAGAGCTTTTCACTTCCATTTTTG gGGTGTTCATCGCCAAAGGGAACATTGGAGTTGGTACAGTGATCGGCTCAGCTGTGTTTAACATCCTATGTGTGGTGGGGCTTTGCGGCCTTCTAGCAGGACAG acCGTCTACCTGACAAAATGGCCGCTTGCTCGTGACTCCATGTGGTACTGTGTATGCATTTTTTGCCTTGCATTGGTTATACTAGACAATGAAGTCCACTG GTACGAGTCCATGGTTTTTCTCCTAGTGTACGCAGCCTACCTCGTCTTCTTGTACTTCGACCCAGTGATCAAGCGACAAGTCGAAAGATTTTCAGCTTGTGTTACGAGACACGAAGACGAAGAGGAGCAGCAACACATCGTGAAAGAAAAACCCACCGAGAAACCTACCGAGGAGACGGCAGTAGGCTCGTCTTATGAGAACATCAACTCTTCCCAAGAGACAGACGGGCAGGAAGGTAACACATCAGAAAGCGAAG gagaagaagaaaagaacaccctgtCGCCTTTCATCCTGCCGTCCGGAGGCCCGCAACGATTCATCTGGGTGATGAGCTTCCCTGCCTCCCTTATGTTCTATTTAACAATACCCAATTGTTCTCTGAAACGATGGCAGAGATGGTACCCTTTGACCTTCGTGTTGGCCCTGGTCTGGATCGGTCTAGTGACTTATGTGTTAGTGTGGATGGTGACGATACTTG GTTATGTGCTTTCATTGCCCGATGCAGTGATGGGGCTTACTCTACTAGCAGCCGGCTCTAGTACGCCCGATACTATTCTCAGTGTCATTGCAGCAAGAAACG GCTACGGTGACATGGCAATCTCACACTCCATCGGCAGCAATATCTTTGATATCTTGCTGGGTCTCGGGCTCCCGTGGTTCTTTCACTCCACCTTTGTGCACCGCGGCAGCCCTGTACAGACCTACAGCGACGGCCTGACGGTGATCGTCGGCATGCTGCTCATCACTGTGATTGCTGCACTCCTACTTATCAAAGTCAGCTCTTTCAGGCTGAACAAGGCGAATGGTGttgtgtttattgttttgtatattgTCTTTGTGGTTCCTGCAATCTTACTTGAGATGAATGTCATTATTAAGGGTCTGGTGCTACCGCAATGTCCACGCTCTAAAATATAG